A stretch of DNA from Bradyrhizobium septentrionale:
ACATCACCGCGCTCCAACTGCTCCATACGATGGTCGTATGCCGCACGTAACGCCGCCCATGTCTGCTTAAGATCTGAGCCGGGCACATGGTGGGCGGCGGGGAAGGGATAGGGGCTGGTGAAGAGGAGGCTCTGTTGTCGCAGCATAAAGTACCCGGCTCCCAACGGAGTGCGCCCGGCCTGTTCCTCAAGCCAGGTGTATCCAGCCAGCTGAAGGGCGCGCCCTTCCTGAACCTCTTCACGACGATATTTGTCTCGCGTTGCCCATTTGAGATCGAGGACGACCGATCTTCCCTTCGGATCCTCCAGGACGAGATCCAGATAACCTTCGAAGTCTTGACCTGGGGCAAATGCGACAACCACTTCTTCTTCGCATCCCCTAACGGTCAAGCCAGCATCGGAAATCATCTGAACAAGCAGACGAATCGAATCGGATACGCGCGCCTTGGCTCTCTCATATTCGACGGCATAGCCGAGTCGCAGCAAAGGCGCAGCCGTTTGGACCACAAGGCTATCAAACATTTTTGCAGACGCGCTCGCGGCTTCTTGCGGAAGCCAAGTCTTTCGTTGGGCGAAAAGATTCTCGACGACGGCGTGGGCAAGTATGCCGACCAGATTCGCATCATCGGGCAAGACGTTGAGGGCGCCAGGACGAACACGTGCGCCATAGTTCAACGCCCAGGCTAGCGGGCATTCGATCATCGTTTTGATGCTGGTGATTGACTCGATAGGTCGGCGGGCAATCGTCGAAGCGGGGACGATCCATCGGCGTCGCGCGGTCGGTAATGCGAGCGGGCTAATTCCTTGACGCTTGATCTCGCGATCGCCGAGCCGAGCTGTTTCGCCGATCGCGATGGCCTGAGCCGGAATTCGCGCTTTAGTGACGGCCTGCAGCAACTCGAGCTGCGCAAATATTTCGTGCCACAATGGATGCGGCGTCGCTGTTTCTCCTCGAAGACGGCGAGGCATTATGAGGATCGCCCGAGACCGTGCTCCTAGGAGCGCTTGGCGCCAACTGGCGGCCTCGCGCAGGACGGCGTCTTCGATCGGTTCGACATGGGCATCGACCGCGGCCAGTGCTGCGATTTCGGCGCTCGACCAAGGCTGACGAGGCGGCGAGCTGACGTCACCCGAGAATCCCCACCAAACCACGGTGTCGGCTGTCCCCCAAACCTGACCGGGGGCATCAACAACCGACCAAGGAGCAGCCTCCTCGGTTGCTGCCGGCGCCGACGCGCCTTCGGCGGTTACCGCATCGATGATGCGGCCAAGTTGGATTGCAGGGATGTGAGACACGCCTAGGGCTGCGATCGATTCGCTGAGCGCCGAGGAATGTGCTGCAGCCGTCAGGAAAAGGTAGTCTCTATCGCGTTGTGCACCCCCCCCCCCCCGGACCATTGAGCGATGCGATGGCATACGTCTTGGACCCGTTGAACGGGGATGCCGTCGGATCGACGAAATCGCTGCGGTTCGAGCCAGAACTTCCATTCGTCCTGTGCCTTCCGAATTTCGCTCTCGATGGCAGCATCATCCAGCCCGTCGGCACGCCGCCAGCCGGTCAGGTCGCGGATGCAGTCTTGCCACGCTTCTATCCATCGCTCTCCACCGATGCCCGGTTCGTCCATCAGGGCACGAACAAATCGCCGAGACACAAATGGGGGAAGGGGAGATCGTGGCAGGCTTAGGAATTCCAGAATCCTCGCAGGCTCGAGTGGGTCCCACAAAATCTCTAACGCTAGCGGCAACACCTGAAGTGCGCTGCGTTGAGGCGATGTTTCGGTCCAGCCCGGACGGGGAAGGCCCAATCTGCGACAGGCGGCATCAAGAGCTGGGCATCCGTTTCCGCGGACTATGACTGTTTCCCGATTGTCTCCTGAGGAGAGCCAGGCAGCTACGGCATCGGCCGCTTGCCACTCATCGTCGGCGTCAAGAATGACGAGGCTTCCATCTCCAACGAATTTTTCCGCTTTGTCGCCGCGTAGCGCGCATTGGATGGCTACGAGATCGGAGTCGCCCGTGTTCACCGAGGGCTCCAACGCGCGGATAGTGATTCCGCTGGCGCGGAGACGGGCTAACAAGCGTCGCCACATCAATGGGAGCCGTTCTTCGGACGAAACGACATCGATTGTTTCGACCGGGAGGTCGTGCCCGTTGGTTAGGACCTCTAAGATGGCGTGAATTCTCTCTCCTGGACAACTTCCTAGAGGTTGGCTCCCTGCCATCTCGAGCGACGCCATCGTTTCGAGGCGCGGTCCTGCGCTTTCGATCTGCTGGCCTTGCCAGCCGGACGCATAGAGCTCGTCACGCCAGGCCAGTATATGTTTCGCTGTTGCCCAGGCATCCCGCACGAAGGAGCCGGAATAGAAGCGTGATCCATCATCGTGCGAACGCAGACGCCCCTGATATCTGGCAATGCGAACTGCTGCCGGCGTATTGGGGCCAACCAAGCCGAGGGCGGATTCGAGCAGGTTAAGAAAGCCGCTTGGGCCAACCACAGGCTGGCCAATTGCGGCTGACGACCCATTTGCTGTTTGCGGATGACATGGGCCGTCGAGCTTCCATCCAAAAACGACGTGCATCTCCGCCCCATCCCATGGAGTGCAAACTTTAAAACGAAAGAATTCTAGTCATTTACTGCGGATTAAAGGAACTTGGCTCGGATTAGAAATATTGGCGGCCGGAGGCAGCAGGTCTCATCGACTCAGTGCCTATAATGCATATGTAAATATTATGTGTGGAAGAATTATTCAGGCGTCCGGCCCCCTTCGTTACCAGTTGGTCGATGGACGGCGACGCCAAGGCCCGGCACGAGGCGGCGAACCGGGCGTCCATTGCGACGGATCAGGCGGTCGCGCACGCGGCCGGTTCAGCAACCTAGCGCGCGCTTTCGATTTTCTGTGTTAGCCGCGCGAACTCCCGCTCAGGGTCTAGCTAGTCCGGCAGGACGACGAGGTCATCGCGGCACATGCCGCCAACGAGCTTGTGATCGGTGGCCGTTATCAGACACGGTTCTCCTCAGCGTTCATGGTACCCCGCGCCGATTCACATAAACGCGGCGCGTCAGTGACCAAGGCGGGGACACACTTCAAAACCTAGCTTGCGAGGCTTCGATGTTCACTATATGTTCCATATAACATCCTCCTCGAATTTGTTCTACCGAACGAGCGCGACGTGCCTGATCAGATCGTCATTACGGAGAAAACCAGCCAGGCAAAAGACGTCCGCGCAGCGGTTGGTTCTCGCTACGGAGATGTCCTCCCGGCCGAGGGCCATTTGTTCGACCTCCTCGAACCGGAGGACGTTGTGCCGGTCTGGAAGTGCTGGTCACCGATACTTTTGCGGCCCGAAGGTCTTTACGACACTCGCCCGGCAACGGGCGGAAACAAAGCCGCCAAGCTCAAAGCGATTCGCGAGGCTCTGCGTTCCGCCAAGCGAGTTTGGCTCGCCACCGATTGCGATCGCGAAGGTCAGCTAATTGGTCAGGAAATTCTCGAGCACTACAAATACCGCGGCGAAGTCATGCGGGTACTGTTCACCGCGCAGGACCCGCAAACCATCCGTGACGCATTCGGCCGGGCAAAGCCAAATGCCGAATACGCCCGCCTTTACGCCGCCGCCGTCGCGCGCCGGCAGGCCGATCAGATCTACAATTTATCACTCACTCGCACTGCGACCGTGATCCTGGGTCGAGGTACGCGGAGAGTGATCGGCGTCGGCCGAGTGAAGACGCCGACCTTGGCCATTGTGTGCAAGCGCGAGTTGGAAATCCGCGATTTTGTGCCCCTCACCTATTTTGAAGTTGTCGTCACCGCGAAGGTAGCGGAAGGCCAATTCCAGATGCGGCACGCGCCGCAGGACCGGATCGTTAGACACGAAATTGCTGAGGACGCCGTCAAAGCAGCCGAAGGCTTCGAGGGCACGCTCGCCGTGCGCGTCGAAGATAAGCGTCAAGGACCGCCTAAACTGCATGATTTGCCGTCGCTGCAGAAACTCTGCGGCTCACGCTTCGGCTGGTCGGCGAGCAAGACACTTGAGGTGGCGCAGGAGCTCTATGACGGTCAGGGCAAGAAGATCATCACTTACCCGCGCGCCGAGGTGCGCTACCTGCCGCAGAGCTTGATATCGGACGTACCGCGGATCGTGGCCGGCCTGCAGGCGGGCCAATCGTTCAGCGCGATTCCGGTGCCCGTGCCGCCGGTTATCCGTAGAGGCGCGAGCGGCACGTTTTACGACAAGGGGTTGGAAGGCGCGAGTCACCACGCCGTTATTCCCAACGTCAATACGATCGACCAATTACGGGACGTCTGGCCTCGTCTGTCGGCTGACGAGAAGAAGCTATTCGACATCATCGCTCGGGCCTATCTCGCCGCCCTGATGCCTGACTTTCGCTACCGGCAGACAACCGCAACGCTCGACGTGCGCGGCTTCGAATTCCGTGCCGCCGGCCGCCAGCCTATCGATCTCGGCTGGCGAGCAGCATTTCCGGAGTGGCAACCCGCCGACGAAAAGGGCGACGACGCGCAATTGCTGCCGCCGCTGCGCAACGGCGAGACCGCAATGCTGCAGGACCCCAAAATTGAGGCCAAGGAGACCCGACCGCCGCCGCGTTACAACGAAGGCACGCTGATCGAGGCGATGCAGAATGCCTGGCGTTTTGTCGACGATGAGGTTCTTCGGGATCGCCTGAAGGAAGCTAAGGGCATTGGCACGCCGGCGACCCGAGCCGAGATCATCGGCGGGCTGAAGAAGCAGGGTTTTCTGATTGCCCAGGGAAAGCACATCGTGCCGACCGAGGCCGGCCTATCGCTGTTCGGCATTCTCAAACAGGCAGATCCGGCGCTGGTTGATCCGGGCGTGACGGCGCAACTTGAATGCCTGCTCGACGATGTCGTAGTCGGCAAGCAGGAGATGGTCGGCGCAATCGATGCCGTGTGTGATGTTGCCGAACGCATCATCGGCAAACTCAAGGAGGGCGCAGCCGCCGGAGGGCCTCCCCTGCTTGGCGCCTCAGTCGGCAACGGCGCTGCAGCATATCCACCCACGCCTGCGATGAAACGCTTTGCCGACAGCCTCGCCCGGCAAAGCGGCATCAAACCGCCGCCCGGCTACAAGACGTCGATATCAATCTGCGGCGCGTTTCTCAAGCAGCACGCGCCCAAGAAAACCGATGGTGAAGCAACTGGGAAGCTCGAACCCAAATCAGTTAGTCCAGCGCAGTTGTTGTACGCCAAGAAGATCGCGCTCGGGAAAGGCGTCGTCATTCCCGACGAGGCCAAGGGCAACTCGGCTGCAATGGCCGCGTGGATTGACTCGAACAAAGGCACGAGGCGCCGCAAGAGCGGTCGCAAGACCGCCTTCCGGCCGCCGGGATCGATTGCACCTCAATCGACGGCACCGAGGAAGATTGCCCGAAAACGAAAGGCTGCTGCTGCCGCCGATGCATCAATGCCCGCCCAACCAAATCCGGCGGCAGGGACGCCGCTGCGGATTCCTTATGGAAACAAAGAGATCGCTATGAAGCTGGGCGCCCGCTATGGCTCAGGTGGATGGTATGCTCCGCCGGGTGTTGACCTTGCCGCGTTCGGCGAGCGCGGATGGTTATGACGAACAGCCGCCGTTATTGCTTTTTCTGTGTCATTCCAGGAAAACATCGTTACCGGTCGTGCCACCCATTACCAGAAATGGTCGTTCGCTCTCGATCGCGCATAGTAGCAAGTAGCCGACAGAGCCGGTCCCGGAAATCTGCACAGGACGATAAGTGGAATTCTGCCTGACAGGAGCGAGTCGTACAGATCATCGAAGAGTTTTCCGACGACCGCCTGAAGAATTGGCGCATCCATTGCGGCGGCTGGTTGGCTGGTCAACCTTCGATTCCGACAACACCGAGGTGAAGGTCGACACATCGTCCTGGACCGGAGCAGACACGTGACGACTATTCGCGTTCCCGTTCGGGCTCGCCTCCCCAAAGAGTATCGTTCACCGCCTTGAACACCCGGTTGCCGCAGAATTCGCAGCGGGGCTGGTGTCAATCGGCGTTCAAATTTGACCCCGCGTATTGCCTCAGGAAGTAATGTTACCCGGGACCCAGACCGGTCTCGAGCCGCGGCCAGCTCGGTGGAGAGGCTGTGGGCGGGGCGGAGTGCTCATCACACGCAGCGCCGTCCACAGCCTCGGGCCGTATTTCATCCACGGGCATGGATACGATGGCTGTCTCCGCCACCTTCCGCCGGAGGGACCGAAGCAGGCGCTGAACGATCGAATGCTGCTTGTCGCTGAACATCGAAGGATCGATCGTGGCGAGCCTGCCCACGATGGCCAGTGCAGTGAGCTGTGGCTCGACGGCGAGCCAGTTCTCGATGATCGCGAGATGGGGATCGAGCTTCGAGGGCATGCGAATACGCTTTTTGTATCGCCGTTTCGGCCGGCGGTGCGTGGCCCGCACTTCGGCGGTGTTTGCCGCCGTGCCGAGCGATCGGGCAAACGAGAGCGGATCAGCCGGCGATACGGTGGGAACCTTCGCAAGACCGCGCTTGCCGATCCGTTCGCCGAGCTCTTCCTGCGCCGTGCGGATCGTGGCAAGCAATTGTATGGGATCGAGATTCCGATACGTCTGGCGCAGACGGCGCTTGACCGCTGATGGGAGTTTCGGGTGCCCCAGTGCACGTTCGTATGGTGTGGCAGGCGGATGAT
This window harbors:
- a CDS encoding type IA DNA topoisomerase — its product is MPDQIVITEKTSQAKDVRAAVGSRYGDVLPAEGHLFDLLEPEDVVPVWKCWSPILLRPEGLYDTRPATGGNKAAKLKAIREALRSAKRVWLATDCDREGQLIGQEILEHYKYRGEVMRVLFTAQDPQTIRDAFGRAKPNAEYARLYAAAVARRQADQIYNLSLTRTATVILGRGTRRVIGVGRVKTPTLAIVCKRELEIRDFVPLTYFEVVVTAKVAEGQFQMRHAPQDRIVRHEIAEDAVKAAEGFEGTLAVRVEDKRQGPPKLHDLPSLQKLCGSRFGWSASKTLEVAQELYDGQGKKIITYPRAEVRYLPQSLISDVPRIVAGLQAGQSFSAIPVPVPPVIRRGASGTFYDKGLEGASHHAVIPNVNTIDQLRDVWPRLSADEKKLFDIIARAYLAALMPDFRYRQTTATLDVRGFEFRAAGRQPIDLGWRAAFPEWQPADEKGDDAQLLPPLRNGETAMLQDPKIEAKETRPPPRYNEGTLIEAMQNAWRFVDDEVLRDRLKEAKGIGTPATRAEIIGGLKKQGFLIAQGKHIVPTEAGLSLFGILKQADPALVDPGVTAQLECLLDDVVVGKQEMVGAIDAVCDVAERIIGKLKEGAAAGGPPLLGASVGNGAAAYPPTPAMKRFADSLARQSGIKPPPGYKTSISICGAFLKQHAPKKTDGEATGKLEPKSVSPAQLLYAKKIALGKGVVIPDEAKGNSAAMAAWIDSNKGTRRRKSGRKTAFRPPGSIAPQSTAPRKIARKRKAAAAADASMPAQPNPAAGTPLRIPYGNKEIAMKLGARYGSGGWYAPPGVDLAAFGERGWL
- a CDS encoding PD-(D/E)XK nuclease family protein; this encodes MSHIPAIQLGRIIDAVTAEGASAPAATEEAAPWSVVDAPGQVWGTADTVVWWGFSGDVSSPPRQPWSSAEIAALAAVDAHVEPIEDAVLREAASWRQALLGARSRAILIMPRRLRGETATPHPLWHEIFAQLELLQAVTKARIPAQAIAIGETARLGDREIKRQGISPLALPTARRRWIVPASTIARRPIESITSIKTMIECPLAWALNYGARVRPGALNVLPDDANLVGILAHAVVENLFAQRKTWLPQEAASASAKMFDSLVVQTAAPLLRLGYAVEYERAKARVSDSIRLLVQMISDAGLTVRGCEEEVVVAFAPGQDFEGYLDLVLEDPKGRSVVLDLKWATRDKYRREEVQEGRALQLAGYTWLEEQAGRTPLGAGYFMLRQQSLLFTSPYPFPAAHHVPGSDLKQTWAALRAAYDHRMEQLERGDVLVRGVEAGTDDTDVDPMPQVEPGCRFCDYGSLCGASIEGGRR